In Lachnospiraceae bacterium, the DNA window AGCACCACACATATGATGTGATCCTTATGGATATTATGTTAGGGGATATGGAAGGTTTTGATGTGATCAAGGAGCTTCGTGCAAACGGGATTCAGACTCCGGTGATGATCGTCAGCGGACGAAATGAAGATTATGACTCTTTGTACGGGCTTTCTATTGGTGCAGATGACTATATTACCAAGCCATTCAGACCTTTAGTGCTGGGAGCAAAGGTAAAAGCACTGATCCGTCGCACCAAAAATATGGGAAATCACTCAGATATTATCCAGTGCGGGCCGTTCAGTTACGAAAGTTCTACTATGCGTTTCTATAAAGATGGGGAAGAGCTGATCTTATCCTCAAAAGAAAGTGCCCTGCTTTTACTTTTTATTAAGCATCCGGGCCAGGTATATACAAAAGATATGATCTATGAACAGGTGTGGGGAACTACAGTAGCCATTGATGATAATGCCATCATGGTATATATCAACCGCTTACGCAGTAAGATTGAAAAAGACAGACAGAAGCCGGAGCATATTATTACGGTGCGAGGCATGGGATATCGTTTTCTTCCATAAAAACATATAAAGACTGAGTGATAATGAGGACTGTCAGGGCAGGCAGTCCTTTTATAGTATATGAATGTACAAAGATTAATACAAACCTTAAAAAATATTAAGATAAATCCCTTATATCTGTAAGGTTACCTTTGTATACTCGTTCCAGATAGCAAAGTAAGGTACTTAAAAAAGTACATACAATGCACAATAAGAAAAAGGAGAGAAAGAGTATGTCAGAGGTTGTAGTAGGTCTTCTTGGTTTTGCCTGCATCGTTGCCATTGTTGTAACACTTTTTAAGAGCAAAACCCTTCCCAGCATCGCATTTATCATTTTCCCGATGATTCTGGGAGTCATTCTTGTATTCGGCGGTTATTATTCATGGGAAAACATTGGTAAGCTGATCAAGAGCGGTTTTTCCAGCACAGGTCCAACAGCGGCATTGTTCGTATTCAGCGTTCTATATTTCGGTATCATGACCGATGCAGGAATGTTTGATGTAATCATTGGAAAGTTAATGCTGTTAGTAAAGGATAATGTCATCGGCGTTTGTGTCATGACCTGTATCATTGCCCTGATCGGACATCTGGACGGCGGCGGTGCTTCCACTTTCTGTATCGTAGTTCCGGCAATGCTTCCGGTTTACAAGAAAATGCATATGCGTCCAACAACATTGCTTCGTATTTCCGTTATTGCCATGGGCGTTTTAAACCTGATGCCATGGGCTGGCCCTACTATGAGAGCGGCAACTGTTCTTGGTATTGAGGCAGGTTCTTTATGGCAGACCATTCTGCCGATCCAGGCATGTGGTATTGTCCTGGCATTAGCAGCAGCAGTATTAAATGGTATTATTGAGCAGAAGAGAGGCGCTGGCTTAAACGGTAAACTGGCACAGGAAGCTACTCATCTGAACAGTGTAGTAGAGGCAGCAGCTGAAGCAGAGTCTGCAAACAATGATCTGGCCCGTCCAAAGCTGTTTGTGTTTAATATCATTTTAACAATCGCAGTTATCGCACTGTTGATCAAGGATATCTTCCCAAGCTATGTTCCTTTCATGATCGGTGTTGCCATCGCTATCCTGGTAAACTATCCAGGCGCAAAGATGCAGAAGAAGATCATCAATCT includes these proteins:
- a CDS encoding citrate:proton symporter, translated to MSEVVVGLLGFACIVAIVVTLFKSKTLPSIAFIIFPMILGVILVFGGYYSWENIGKLIKSGFSSTGPTAALFVFSVLYFGIMTDAGMFDVIIGKLMLLVKDNVIGVCVMTCIIALIGHLDGGGASTFCIVVPAMLPVYKKMHMRPTTLLRISVIAMGVLNLMPWAGPTMRAATVLGIEAGSLWQTILPIQACGIVLALAAAVLNGIIEQKRGAGLNGKLAQEATHLNSVVEAAAEAESANNDLARPKLFVFNIILTIAVIALLIKDIFPSYVPFMIGVAIAILVNYPGAKMQKKIINLHSGPALMMCSTLMGAAVLMGILVKDIEGVNSVITCMSNLISSILPTALGQHLPLVIGILSVPLALAFDTDSYFYGMLPVMIGIGEGFGVGAMPIAVAMVVCRNCATFISPMVPATLLGVGLADVDIKDHIKNSFLWVWAFSIICMFIGVIVGIIPL
- a CDS encoding response regulator transcription factor, yielding MADKVLIVDDDISICKLLEKVMHSNELDTETAGSGRDALELLKHHTYDVILMDIMLGDMEGFDVIKELRANGIQTPVMIVSGRNEDYDSLYGLSIGADDYITKPFRPLVLGAKVKALIRRTKNMGNHSDIIQCGPFSYESSTMRFYKDGEELILSSKESALLLLFIKHPGQVYTKDMIYEQVWGTTVAIDDNAIMVYINRLRSKIEKDRQKPEHIITVRGMGYRFLP